In Gimesia panareensis, the genomic window AACAGTCGCGCCTGGGCCGTTCCCGCCAGTCCGATGTGCACGAACACATAACTCAGATATTCCCGACGATACTCCGGATGCGCGGACAGCAGGCCTTCCAGGGTTTCCATCTCCTCGGCGGTGATGGTGCCCGAACACTGGGCGTCGGCCAGTTCCAGAATCTGTTCGCGGATGTCAGGTGCAGGGTCGGTCAAGATGAAGCCTCGTTCGCAAGTCGCCGGGTGACGCACTCATGCAGCGCCCGCCGTAGTTTTTTAATCGTTTTGTAAATCGCATGCACCGAGCAGTTCCCTTGTTCTGCCAGTGCGGCTGCGGTCTGTTGATCACCATAATAGGAATCGAGCAGGTTCCGCTCCCGTGCGGACAGGTTCTCCAGGCAGCAGGTGAGTGCCAGCTGACGCTCACTCTGTTCCTCGACCATGCTCGATACATCTTCCGCCAGCGCGGTCACCAGTGTGTCACTGAAAATCAGCCGCTGGTTCTGAAACTTCCGCCGGTACTTGCGGATCTGGTTAAAGGCGATCCCGTACGCCCAGTTAAGAAAACTCCGTTCCGGATCGTACTGGGGAAATTCCTTCCAGAGGATCACGCACGTCTCCTGATAAATATCTTCCGCAGCCGCCACATCGAGCACCAGCGCCAGGATATAACCGAAAATTTTCCGGTCCGACTTGGAGAACTGGCGAAAAAAAGATTCGCTCGATTCAGGTTGTTCTGCGGGTTCGTTCATATTGATGTTAAGTCTAACAATGACAACGCATTCGGGGAATTCAGGGGCGGGCAGAAATCAGTACCGGGGAGAGACAAACGTTTTCCGTCTACATTAAATGGCGCTTCATTTCCCGCATTGGTACCGGAAAATGAAGGGATCTGCAAATTTTCTTCAAA contains:
- a CDS encoding sigma-70 family RNA polymerase sigma factor, yielding MNEPAEQPESSESFFRQFSKSDRKIFGYILALVLDVAAAEDIYQETCVILWKEFPQYDPERSFLNWAYGIAFNQIRKYRRKFQNQRLIFSDTLVTALAEDVSSMVEEQSERQLALTCCLENLSARERNLLDSYYGDQQTAAALAEQGNCSVHAIYKTIKKLRRALHECVTRRLANEASS